One region of Bartonella alsatica genomic DNA includes:
- a CDS encoding RBBP9/YdeN family alpha/beta hydrolase — protein sequence MKANELDILIVPGYKGSCPDHWQTRWEKKLSTARRVQQSHWSKPVCEEWVNEVKIAIAQAQKPVVIIAHSLGVPTAIHATLQNAEKVCGAFFVSPPDVTNEKIRPKHLMTFGPYHCKKLSFPSVVIASRNDEFCQFSVAKNLANDWGALFVDAGQSGHINAESGHGPWPEGLMILSHFLAKI from the coding sequence ATGAAAGCAAATGAACTCGATATTCTTATTGTTCCTGGCTACAAAGGATCTTGCCCTGATCATTGGCAAACACGATGGGAAAAAAAATTGTCTACAGCCCGCCGCGTTCAGCAATCCCATTGGTCAAAACCTGTTTGTGAAGAATGGGTTAATGAGGTTAAAATCGCCATTGCACAAGCTCAAAAACCCGTTGTAATTATTGCCCACTCATTAGGAGTTCCCACAGCTATTCATGCAACGCTACAAAATGCAGAAAAAGTTTGTGGTGCCTTTTTTGTTTCTCCTCCAGATGTAACCAATGAAAAAATACGCCCTAAACATTTAATGACATTTGGCCCCTATCATTGTAAAAAATTATCCTTCCCTTCCGTCGTGATAGCTAGCCGCAATGATGAATTTTGTCAATTTTCAGTAGCAAAAAATCTTGCTAATGATTGGGGAGCACTCTTTGTTGATGCAGGCCAATCTGGTCACATTAATGCAGAATCTGGGCATGGACCTTGGCCTGAAGGACTTATGATTCTTTCTCATTTTCTTGCAAAAATTTAA
- the purC gene encoding phosphoribosylaminoimidazolesuccinocarboxamide synthase yields MNRRHRIYEGKAKILYEGPEPGTYIQFFKDDTTAFNAKKHEIIDGKGVLNNRISEHIFSLLSRLGIPTHFIKRINMREQLIKAVEIIPLEVVVRNVAAGSLSKRLGLEEGTALSQPIIEFYYKNDSLDDPIVTEEHITAFGWAVPQEIEDIMQLSIRINDFLSGLFAGVNIQLIDFKMEFGRLWEDETMRIVLADEISPDSARLWDMQTQEKMDKDRFRRDMGGLINAYQEVAKRLGIINENEPPRPSGPVLVK; encoded by the coding sequence ATGAATCGTCGCCACCGTATTTATGAAGGCAAGGCTAAAATTTTATATGAAGGTCCTGAACCGGGAACCTATATTCAATTTTTTAAAGACGATACAACTGCTTTTAATGCAAAAAAGCATGAAATCATTGACGGAAAAGGGGTTTTAAATAATCGTATTTCAGAACATATCTTTAGCCTTCTTAGCCGTTTGGGTATCCCAACCCATTTTATCAAGCGCATAAATATGCGTGAACAACTCATTAAAGCCGTTGAGATTATTCCATTGGAGGTTGTTGTTCGTAACGTTGCCGCGGGCTCTCTTTCTAAGCGTTTAGGATTAGAAGAAGGAACTGCCCTTTCCCAGCCTATCATTGAATTTTACTATAAAAATGATTCTCTTGATGACCCAATAGTCACTGAAGAACACATCACTGCCTTTGGATGGGCTGTTCCCCAAGAAATAGAAGACATTATGCAACTTTCGATTCGCATTAATGATTTTCTTTCTGGGCTTTTTGCAGGTGTTAACATCCAACTTATTGATTTCAAAATGGAATTCGGTCGCTTGTGGGAAGATGAAACAATGCGCATTGTTCTTGCGGATGAAATCTCGCCTGATTCTGCCCGATTATGGGATATGCAAACACAAGAAAAAATGGATAAAGATCGCTTTCGGCGTGATATGGGAGGACTTATTAACGCGTATCAGGAAGTTGCTAAACGTCTTGGTATCATCAATGAAAATGAACCCCCACGTCCAAGTGGTCCAGTTTTAGTAAAATAA
- the purS gene encoding phosphoribosylformylglycinamidine synthase subunit PurS codes for MKARVTVTLKNSVLDPQGEAITDALKNLAFKGIHSLRQGKVFDIVLDDQSSETAKQKLEQMCEELLANPVIENYTIELL; via the coding sequence ATGAAAGCACGTGTTACAGTTACTTTAAAAAACAGCGTTCTTGATCCGCAAGGGGAAGCAATTACCGATGCTTTAAAAAATTTAGCTTTCAAAGGTATTCACTCTCTTCGCCAAGGAAAAGTTTTTGATATTGTGCTCGATGATCAATCTTCTGAAACTGCAAAGCAAAAACTTGAACAGATGTGTGAAGAATTACTGGCAAATCCCGTTATTGAAAATTATACTATAGAACTTCTTTAA
- the purQ gene encoding phosphoribosylformylglycinamidine synthase subunit PurQ yields the protein MKSAIIQLPGLNRDRDMVAALHYITGTEPLKIWQTESTIPDVDIIVIPGGFSYGDYLRCGAIGARTPVLQAVREKAQKGVTVIGICNGFQILLEAGLLPGALMRNASLKFVCREVKLEVVNTNTKFSRYYYKGQIIRCPVAHHDGNYFVNSETLKQMEDNEQIVFRYAENTNPNGSINDIAGIINKAGNILGMMPHPENFIEPAHGGTDGRLLFQSALELANG from the coding sequence ATGAAAAGTGCTATCATTCAATTACCTGGACTGAATCGCGATCGGGATATGGTTGCAGCACTACATTATATAACAGGAACTGAGCCATTAAAAATTTGGCAAACAGAATCAACAATTCCAGATGTAGATATCATTGTTATTCCTGGTGGTTTTTCTTATGGGGATTACCTAAGATGTGGTGCTATTGGCGCACGAACACCAGTTTTGCAAGCTGTTCGTGAAAAAGCACAAAAAGGTGTTACAGTAATTGGCATATGCAATGGATTTCAAATTTTGTTGGAAGCTGGTTTATTGCCTGGTGCTTTAATGCGTAATGCTTCATTAAAATTTGTTTGTCGTGAAGTAAAGCTTGAAGTAGTAAACACCAATACAAAATTTTCTCGATATTATTACAAAGGACAAATCATTCGTTGTCCTGTAGCACATCACGATGGAAATTACTTTGTCAATAGCGAAACACTAAAACAAATGGAAGACAATGAGCAAATTGTTTTTCGCTACGCAGAAAATACAAACCCTAACGGTTCGATAAATGATATTGCCGGTATCATCAATAAAGCCGGTAATATTCTTGGTATGATGCCTCATCCTGAAAATTTCATTGAACCTGCACATGGTGGTACTGATGGCCGTTTACTTTTCCAAAGCGCTTTAGAATTGGCAAATGGATGA
- the purL gene encoding phosphoribosylformylglycinamidine synthase subunit PurL has protein sequence MNPCNNIAITPELIAQHGLKHEEYQHILTLIGREPTFTELGIFSAMWNEHCSYKSSKKWLKTLPTEGKYVIQGPGENAGVIDIGEGQCVVFKMESHNHPSYIEPYQGAATGVGGILRDVFTMGARPIAAMNALRFGSPNHPRTRHLVSGVVSGIGGYSNAFGVPTVGGEVNFDERYNGNILVNAFVAGIAKIDSLFYSKAQGIGLPVVYLGAKTGRDGVGGATMASAEFDDSISEKRPTVQVGDPFTEKCLLEACLELMELGAVVAIQDMGAAGLTSSAVEMGAKGDLGIKLNLDKVPVREENMTAYEMMLSESQERMLMILKPELEKQAAAIFHKWGLHFSIIGKTTDDLRFRVFHQEEEVVNLPIKALGNESPVYDRPWIAPVKKPALKVEEVKKVKNLDDALLTLLNSADQSSRRWVYEQYDTLIQGNTLVRPGSDAGVIRISNNDKRALAFSSDVTPRYCEADPYEGGKQAVAECWRNISTTGATPLAATDNLNFGNPEKPEIMGQLVYAIKGIGEACRVLDFPIVSGNVSLYNETNGEAILPTPTIAGVGLLDDWSKMITISGMQNGDSIVLVGACGSHLGQSIYARNILNIHTGAPPHVDLQLEKKHGQFVREVIQRGFVNAAHDISDGGLAIALAEMVIKAGKGVKAKLSNKLPHHAELFGEDQGRYLLAIKPQALNNLKEFAQVSVVSLIEIGIVAGNALNIDGILTLSVDKLTHAYESWFPQFMGEK, from the coding sequence ATGAATCCTTGCAATAACATCGCCATTACACCAGAATTAATTGCTCAACACGGTCTAAAACATGAAGAATATCAACATATCCTAACTTTAATTGGGAGAGAGCCAACATTTACTGAGTTAGGAATTTTTTCTGCAATGTGGAACGAACATTGTTCCTATAAATCATCTAAAAAGTGGCTTAAAACTCTTCCAACAGAAGGAAAATATGTCATTCAAGGACCTGGTGAAAATGCTGGAGTTATTGATATTGGTGAAGGACAATGTGTTGTTTTCAAAATGGAAAGCCATAACCATCCTTCTTATATTGAACCTTATCAAGGTGCAGCAACAGGTGTAGGAGGTATTTTGCGTGATGTCTTCACAATGGGCGCTCGCCCTATTGCAGCTATGAATGCATTGCGATTTGGATCTCCTAATCATCCCCGAACACGCCATCTTGTTTCTGGTGTTGTTTCTGGCATCGGTGGCTATAGTAATGCTTTTGGCGTTCCAACCGTTGGTGGAGAAGTAAATTTTGACGAGCGTTATAATGGCAATATCCTTGTTAACGCGTTTGTTGCTGGTATTGCAAAGATAGATTCTCTTTTTTACTCTAAAGCACAAGGAATAGGTCTTCCTGTTGTTTACCTTGGTGCCAAAACAGGACGTGATGGAGTTGGTGGAGCGACAATGGCTTCCGCAGAATTTGATGATTCAATCAGTGAAAAACGTCCAACTGTTCAAGTGGGTGATCCTTTTACAGAAAAATGCCTTCTTGAAGCTTGCTTAGAACTCATGGAGCTAGGAGCTGTCGTTGCCATTCAAGATATGGGTGCAGCAGGTTTAACGTCTTCTGCAGTTGAAATGGGAGCAAAGGGAGATTTAGGAATAAAGCTTAATCTTGATAAAGTTCCCGTTCGTGAAGAAAACATGACAGCCTATGAAATGATGCTCTCTGAAAGCCAAGAACGCATGCTTATGATACTTAAACCAGAGCTAGAAAAACAAGCAGCGGCTATTTTTCATAAATGGGGACTTCATTTTTCCATTATTGGAAAAACAACTGATGATTTACGTTTCCGTGTATTCCATCAAGAAGAAGAAGTCGTTAACCTTCCCATCAAAGCACTCGGTAATGAATCACCTGTTTATGATCGCCCTTGGATAGCCCCTGTAAAAAAGCCTGCCCTTAAAGTAGAAGAAGTCAAAAAAGTAAAAAATCTCGATGATGCACTCCTTACATTATTGAATTCTGCTGATCAAAGTTCACGACGATGGGTCTACGAACAATATGATACACTTATTCAAGGAAATACTCTTGTACGTCCTGGGAGCGATGCAGGAGTTATTCGTATAAGCAATAATGACAAACGCGCCCTTGCCTTTTCTTCTGATGTAACACCTCGTTATTGTGAAGCTGATCCTTATGAAGGAGGAAAACAAGCCGTCGCAGAATGTTGGCGAAATATCAGCACAACCGGCGCAACACCACTAGCAGCTACAGATAATCTCAATTTTGGTAATCCCGAAAAACCTGAAATTATGGGACAATTGGTATATGCCATTAAAGGTATAGGTGAAGCTTGTAGAGTCCTTGACTTCCCTATCGTTTCAGGCAATGTCTCTCTTTATAATGAAACCAATGGAGAAGCAATTCTCCCTACACCAACAATCGCCGGTGTAGGACTTCTTGACGACTGGTCTAAAATGATAACAATCAGTGGTATGCAAAATGGAGATAGTATTGTTTTAGTTGGCGCTTGTGGTTCTCATTTAGGACAATCAATCTACGCACGTAATATTTTGAATATTCATACAGGTGCACCACCTCATGTAGATTTACAACTTGAAAAAAAGCATGGACAATTTGTTAGAGAAGTTATTCAGCGGGGTTTTGTTAATGCTGCTCATGATATCTCTGACGGGGGATTAGCCATTGCACTTGCAGAAATGGTAATAAAAGCAGGTAAAGGAGTTAAAGCTAAACTAAGCAACAAATTACCACATCATGCAGAGCTTTTTGGAGAAGATCAAGGACGTTATCTTTTAGCCATCAAACCTCAAGCTCTCAATAATCTTAAAGAATTTGCACAAGTAAGTGTAGTTTCTTTAATAGAGATTGGTATAGTTGCAGGTAACGCTCTCAATATAGATGGGATTTTAACACTTTCAGTAGATAAACTTACACATGCCTATGAAAGTTGGTTTCCGCAATTTATGGGTGAAAAATAA
- a CDS encoding BolA/IbaG family iron-sulfur metabolism protein yields the protein MAMSAYAIETLIRESIPDATVIIHDLAGDGEHYAAEVTSESFRGKNRVQQHKMVYDALKGNMGNALHALMLQTNIPK from the coding sequence ATGGCAATGAGTGCTTATGCAATCGAAACACTTATTCGTGAAAGCATTCCCGATGCAACTGTGATAATTCATGATCTCGCTGGTGATGGTGAACACTACGCTGCAGAAGTTACTTCCGAAAGTTTTCGTGGTAAAAACCGTGTCCAGCAACATAAAATGGTCTATGATGCTCTTAAAGGAAATATGGGAAATGCCCTTCATGCTTTAATGTTGCAAACAAATATTCCAAAATAA
- the grxD gene encoding Grx4 family monothiol glutaredoxin yields MTTVRDFIDNEIKKNDVVLFMKGTPDAPQCGFSGQVVQILNYLGLEYKGINILTSDELRQEIKDYSNWPTIPQLYIKGEFIGGCDIVKEMFQNNELQELLKEKNIPCNKS; encoded by the coding sequence ATGACAACTGTTCGTGATTTTATTGACAACGAAATTAAAAAAAATGATGTCGTTTTATTCATGAAAGGAACACCCGATGCTCCACAATGCGGATTTTCAGGACAGGTTGTTCAAATCCTTAACTATTTAGGATTAGAGTATAAAGGGATAAATATCTTAACTTCTGATGAATTGCGTCAAGAAATTAAAGACTATTCGAATTGGCCAACAATTCCTCAACTCTATATCAAAGGTGAGTTTATTGGTGGCTGTGATATTGTGAAAGAGATGTTTCAAAACAACGAATTGCAAGAACTTCTAAAAGAGAAAAATATTCCCTGCAATAAATCATAG
- a CDS encoding multidrug effflux MFS transporter, with product MLYSIDEQTHSDVIRKKIGYKEFVILIGTLMAINSIAVDIMLPAMPDILNSLHIISENDQHYIISGYLMSYGITQIFFGPISDRYGRRKLILIGLAFYSFAAIGCAFVTNFSLLLILRILQGIGGAAMRVLTISVVRDLYSGRKMAEVMSIVMMVFLIAPMIGPATGQLILLFGNWQIIFIFMAIIGFSLMIWIQLRLPETLYAQRSLSFSSIKHNLRIFVTNRITLCYTLATSIILGCIFTAVNTSQQTYEGIYNLGFWFPIAFAIGAAFQALSSYFNSRLVGRLGMRRIAHTMLILFCTTSGIWFVGSVLTGGIIPFPFYMLLFCILMFACGGIMANFNTLALESVGKIAGTASSVSGFLQTSVGTGLSFFIAQQFNETTLPNSTGFFFLSLIAILLVLWAERGHLFRQKNSNPHE from the coding sequence ATGTTATATTCAATCGACGAACAGACGCATAGTGATGTGATAAGAAAGAAAATTGGCTATAAAGAATTTGTTATTCTTATTGGTACACTCATGGCCATCAATTCTATAGCTGTCGACATTATGCTCCCCGCTATGCCAGATATTTTGAACAGCTTACATATAATCAGTGAAAATGATCAGCATTATATCATTTCTGGTTATCTTATGAGCTATGGTATCACACAAATATTTTTTGGTCCAATAAGTGATCGTTATGGACGTCGTAAACTTATTCTCATCGGTCTTGCATTTTATTCATTTGCAGCAATTGGTTGTGCCTTTGTAACCAATTTTTCTCTATTGCTCATTTTACGTATCTTGCAAGGCATAGGAGGTGCTGCTATGCGCGTCCTTACAATTTCTGTTGTACGCGATCTTTATAGTGGTCGAAAAATGGCAGAAGTAATGTCTATCGTCATGATGGTTTTTCTTATTGCACCAATGATTGGACCAGCAACAGGACAGCTCATTTTATTATTTGGAAACTGGCAAATTATTTTTATATTCATGGCTATCATTGGTTTTAGTCTGATGATATGGATTCAACTGCGCTTGCCTGAAACTCTTTATGCACAACGCTCGCTTTCCTTTTCTTCAATTAAACATAACTTACGGATTTTTGTAACTAATCGCATAACACTTTGCTACACACTGGCAACTTCCATTATTTTAGGCTGTATTTTTACCGCCGTTAATACATCACAACAAACATATGAAGGAATTTATAACCTGGGATTCTGGTTTCCAATTGCGTTTGCCATCGGTGCAGCTTTTCAGGCTCTATCATCATACTTTAATTCTCGATTGGTTGGGCGCCTCGGAATGCGACGTATCGCACATACTATGCTTATACTATTTTGCACCACTTCAGGCATCTGGTTTGTTGGTTCCGTCTTAACAGGTGGTATTATCCCTTTTCCTTTTTATATGCTATTGTTTTGTATACTGATGTTTGCCTGTGGCGGAATTATGGCAAATTTTAATACACTTGCGCTTGAATCAGTAGGAAAAATAGCCGGAACAGCCTCTTCTGTATCTGGATTCCTCCAAACATCTGTCGGAACAGGACTTAGTTTTTTTATTGCTCAACAATTTAATGAAACGACTCTCCCCAATTCAACAGGATTTTTCTTTCTTAGCCTTATCGCCATACTTCTTGTCTTATGGGCTGAACGCGGGCACCTTTTTAGACAAAAAAATAGCAATCCACATGAATGA
- the parC gene encoding DNA topoisomerase IV subunit A — translation MYDKMNLPFDKEHIESIELRSALQERYLSYALSTITHRALPDVRDGLKPVHRRIIHAMRLLKLNPGHSYAKCARIVGDVMGKFHPHGDASIYDALVRLAQSFAVRYPLVDGQGNFGNIDGDNAAAMRYTEARMTEVAALLLEGINENAIDFRLTYNEEDEEPVVLPGAFPNLLANGSSGIAVGMATSIPPHNVAELCDAALHLIAHPDVNDEELSQLVLGPDFPTGGILVEPKKSIEESYRVGRGFFRLRSRWHQESGSRGSYVIVVTEIPYQVQKSRLIEKTAELLLARRLPMLEDIRDESAEDIRIVLVPKNRTVDSKILMESLFKLTDFEVRFPLNLNVLSSGKVPNVLSLRESLQQWLDHRQEVLLRRSNYRLNEIDCRLEILHGYLISYLNLDEVIQIIREEDEPKKELIECFELTENQAEAILNMRLRSLRKLEEFQIRKEFETLKAEKEKLQNLLASRTKQWKIISEEIIKVRKTFGPDTLLGKRRTTFEEAPKHNIDDIHQAMIEKEPVTIVISEKGWVRALKGHLSDYNTLSFKEGDCLKLAFPAFTTDKIVLISTGGKFFTIATSSLPGGRGHGEPIRILVDIDDEHDIMTAFVYNAQEKLLLISSYGNGFIVSAAEVIANTRKGKQVMNVKFPDKVKLCVPVKGDHIAVVGENRKMLIFAIEQIPEMSRGKGVRLQRYKEGGVIDAKTFNLSEGLSWQDTAERCFNRQANELVEWIGMRAGSGCLVPKGFPKSGKFIN, via the coding sequence ATGTATGATAAAATGAATTTACCTTTTGATAAAGAACATATTGAATCAATAGAATTACGTTCTGCTTTACAAGAGCGTTATTTGTCTTATGCACTTTCTACTATTACGCACCGCGCGTTACCTGATGTACGTGATGGCTTGAAACCTGTGCATCGGCGTATTATTCATGCTATGCGTTTACTTAAACTTAATCCAGGGCATTCTTATGCGAAATGCGCGCGGATTGTCGGGGACGTCATGGGAAAATTTCATCCGCATGGTGATGCATCTATTTATGATGCATTAGTGCGTTTGGCTCAGAGTTTTGCTGTTCGTTATCCATTGGTTGATGGACAAGGCAATTTTGGGAATATTGATGGTGATAATGCTGCTGCTATGCGGTATACAGAAGCGCGTATGACTGAAGTGGCTGCGTTGCTACTTGAGGGGATTAATGAAAATGCTATTGATTTTCGTTTAACCTATAATGAGGAAGATGAAGAGCCGGTTGTTTTACCGGGTGCTTTTCCTAATCTTTTAGCAAATGGTTCATCAGGTATTGCTGTTGGTATGGCAACATCTATTCCCCCTCATAATGTTGCTGAACTTTGTGATGCGGCACTTCATTTGATTGCACATCCCGATGTAAATGATGAAGAATTAAGCCAATTAGTACTTGGGCCGGATTTTCCTACAGGTGGTATTTTGGTTGAACCTAAAAAGAGTATTGAGGAATCTTATCGTGTTGGGCGTGGATTTTTTCGATTGCGTTCACGTTGGCATCAAGAATCTGGTAGCCGTGGTTCTTATGTGATTGTTGTTACTGAAATTCCTTATCAAGTTCAAAAGTCACGCCTTATTGAAAAAACAGCAGAATTACTGCTTGCACGACGGTTACCAATGCTTGAGGATATTCGTGATGAATCAGCAGAAGATATTCGTATTGTGCTTGTTCCTAAAAATCGTACAGTTGATTCTAAGATTCTTATGGAGTCTCTTTTTAAATTGACTGATTTTGAAGTAAGATTTCCTCTAAATCTTAATGTTTTATCTTCAGGAAAAGTACCGAATGTTCTTTCTTTGCGCGAAAGTTTGCAACAATGGCTTGACCATCGTCAAGAAGTTCTTCTTCGCCGCTCTAATTATCGGCTTAATGAAATTGATTGCCGTTTAGAAATACTTCATGGTTATCTTATCTCATATTTGAATCTTGATGAGGTTATCCAGATTATTCGTGAAGAGGATGAACCGAAAAAAGAACTCATTGAGTGTTTTGAATTAACAGAAAATCAAGCTGAAGCTATTCTTAATATGCGTTTGCGTTCTTTGCGTAAGCTTGAAGAATTTCAAATTCGTAAAGAATTTGAAACATTGAAAGCTGAAAAAGAAAAACTGCAGAATTTGTTGGCATCTCGTACAAAACAGTGGAAAATAATTTCAGAAGAAATCATAAAAGTTCGTAAAACTTTTGGACCTGATACTCTTTTAGGGAAAAGGCGTACAACATTTGAAGAAGCACCAAAGCATAATATTGATGATATTCATCAAGCAATGATCGAAAAAGAACCGGTTACGATTGTTATTTCTGAAAAGGGGTGGGTGCGTGCTTTGAAGGGACATTTGAGTGATTACAATACGCTTTCTTTCAAAGAAGGAGATTGTTTGAAATTAGCATTTCCTGCCTTTACTACTGATAAAATTGTGCTGATAAGTACGGGCGGAAAGTTTTTTACTATTGCTACAAGTAGTTTACCTGGAGGACGGGGGCATGGTGAACCTATTCGTATTTTAGTAGATATCGATGATGAGCATGATATTATGACAGCTTTTGTGTATAATGCACAAGAAAAACTTCTCTTAATTTCGTCTTATGGAAATGGTTTTATTGTATCTGCAGCTGAAGTGATCGCTAATACACGAAAAGGCAAGCAAGTGATGAATGTGAAATTTCCTGATAAAGTAAAGCTTTGTGTTCCGGTAAAAGGTGATCATATTGCAGTGGTTGGTGAAAACCGTAAAATGCTCATTTTTGCTATTGAACAAATACCAGAAATGAGTCGCGGTAAAGGTGTTCGTTTGCAACGTTACAAGGAGGGAGGTGTTATTGATGCCAAAACTTTTAATTTATCAGAAGGTTTAAGTTGGCAAGATACAGCTGAACGTTGCTTTAATCGTCAAGCTAACGAACTTGTTGAGTGGATAGGAATGCGTGCCGGAAGTGGATGTTTGGTCCCAAAAGGCTTTCCAAAATCAGGAAAATTCATCAATTAG
- the aspS gene encoding aspartate--tRNA ligase — MHRYRSHNCAALRKCDVGIKVRLSGWVHRVRDHGGILFVDLRDHFGITQIVVDPASPAFKIIEKVRSEWVIRVDGEVCARSEEVINTSLPTGEIEIFAKEVEILSKSAELPLPIFGEPDYPEDIRLKYRFLDLRRETMHKNIMRRTEIIAAIRRSMQDNGFTEFTTPLLTASSPEGARDFLVPSRIHQGKFYALPQAPQQYKQLLMMSGFDRYFQIAPCFRDEDPRADRLPGEFYQLDIEMSFVEQEDVFVTMEPIIRSLFEEFANGKPVTQNFPRISYDEAIRKYGSDKPDLRNPIIIEDVSQHFYDSGFKVFAHILANDENAQVWAIPAKTGGSRAFCDRMNGWAQGEGQPGLGYIFWREEKGKFEGAGPIAKNIGEKRTEALRTQLGLGSGDACFFVAGDPKKFASFAGAARTRVGEELDLVNRECFSLAWIVDFPFFEWNEDEKKLDFAHNPFSMPQGGENALEFQDPLTLKAFQYDLVCNGYEIASGGIRNHSPEMMLKVFNLVGLSKEVVEDRFGALYRAFHYGAPPHGGMAAGIDRIIMLLQGVKNLREVALFPMNQQALDLLMSAPSEVSSTQLRDLGIRITSATKNS, encoded by the coding sequence ATGCACCGTTATCGCAGTCATAATTGCGCTGCTCTTCGTAAATGTGATGTAGGAATAAAAGTTCGTCTTTCAGGATGGGTTCATCGTGTTCGTGATCATGGTGGAATTCTTTTTGTGGATTTACGCGATCATTTTGGAATCACACAGATTGTTGTTGATCCTGCTTCGCCAGCTTTTAAAATTATAGAAAAAGTACGTTCTGAATGGGTTATTCGTGTAGATGGGGAGGTTTGTGCACGTTCTGAAGAAGTTATTAATACATCTCTTCCAACAGGCGAGATTGAAATTTTTGCGAAAGAAGTGGAAATTCTTTCAAAGTCTGCGGAACTTCCTTTACCCATTTTTGGTGAACCTGATTATCCAGAAGATATTCGTTTAAAGTATCGTTTTCTTGATTTACGTCGCGAAACTATGCACAAAAATATAATGCGTCGTACCGAAATTATTGCTGCTATCAGACGGTCAATGCAAGATAATGGTTTTACAGAATTTACAACACCACTTTTGACTGCTTCGTCACCGGAAGGGGCACGCGATTTTTTGGTTCCAAGTCGTATTCATCAGGGAAAGTTTTACGCGTTGCCACAAGCGCCTCAGCAATACAAGCAGTTATTGATGATGTCAGGCTTTGATCGTTATTTTCAAATTGCTCCATGTTTTAGAGATGAAGATCCCAGAGCAGATCGTCTTCCAGGAGAATTTTATCAATTAGATATTGAAATGAGTTTTGTTGAACAGGAAGATGTTTTTGTAACAATGGAACCTATTATACGTTCTCTTTTTGAAGAGTTTGCAAATGGAAAGCCTGTAACACAAAACTTTCCTCGTATTTCTTATGATGAAGCAATAAGAAAATACGGTTCGGATAAGCCTGATTTACGTAATCCGATCATTATCGAAGATGTTTCTCAGCATTTTTATGATTCTGGTTTTAAAGTTTTTGCTCATATTTTAGCGAATGATGAAAATGCACAAGTATGGGCTATTCCAGCTAAAACGGGTGGAAGCCGTGCTTTTTGTGATCGTATGAATGGGTGGGCACAAGGTGAGGGACAACCAGGACTCGGTTATATTTTCTGGCGTGAAGAGAAAGGAAAGTTTGAAGGTGCTGGTCCTATCGCCAAAAATATTGGCGAGAAAAGGACTGAAGCTCTCCGTACGCAGCTTGGACTTGGAAGTGGTGATGCTTGCTTTTTTGTAGCAGGAGATCCAAAGAAATTTGCGTCTTTTGCTGGAGCAGCGCGTACACGCGTAGGAGAAGAATTAGATCTTGTCAATCGGGAGTGTTTTTCTTTGGCATGGATTGTCGATTTTCCATTTTTTGAATGGAATGAAGATGAAAAAAAGCTTGATTTTGCACATAATCCATTTTCTATGCCTCAGGGGGGCGAAAATGCTCTTGAGTTTCAAGATCCTCTCACTCTTAAAGCGTTTCAGTATGACCTGGTTTGCAATGGTTATGAGATTGCATCAGGTGGAATTCGTAATCATTCACCGGAAATGATGCTTAAAGTTTTTAATCTTGTTGGTCTTTCTAAAGAGGTGGTGGAAGATCGTTTTGGTGCTCTTTATCGTGCATTTCATTATGGAGCTCCACCGCATGGTGGTATGGCGGCTGGTATTGACCGTATTATTATGCTTTTGCAAGGTGTCAAAAATTTACGTGAGGTTGCTTTATTTCCTATGAATCAGCAAGCACTTGATCTTTTGATGAGTGCCCCCTCTGAGGTTTCTTCTACACAATTACGTGATTTAGGGATACGAATTACTTCTGCTACAAAAAATAGTTAG